Proteins co-encoded in one Brassica rapa cultivar Chiifu-401-42 chromosome A02, CAAS_Brap_v3.01, whole genome shotgun sequence genomic window:
- the LOC103849801 gene encoding COBRA-like protein 2: protein MKILLSKFSVLFLFLLSWTSFTTTEAYDALDPTGNITIKWDILSWTPDGYVARVTIFNYQQYRHIESPGWQLGWTWLKKEVIWNMVGAQATEQGDCSKFKGDPPHCCKKTPTVVDLLPGTPYNHQISNCCRGGVVSAWAQDSATAVSAFQISVGQSGTTNTTVRAPRNITLKAPGPGYTCGPAKTVAPTKFFSDDKRRKTQAMLTWNMTCTYSQFLAKKSPTCCVSLSSFYNETIVPCPTCSCGCQNNSQTGTCVNQKIASVIQASGKNNHQPLLQCTQHMCPIRVHWHVKTNYKEYWRVKVAITNFNYNMNYSLWNMVAQHPNFDNVTKLFSFNYKPLSPYAGINDTAILWGIKFYNDMLSQAGPLGNVQSEILFRKSPSKFTLDKGWAFPRRIYFNGDNCVMPPPDSYPWLPNATPKLATSPFIVLLITFFSVLILM from the exons atgaaaattctccTCTCTAAGTTCTcagttttgtttctatttctccTTTCTTGGACCAGCTTCACCACAACAG AAGCTTATGATGCACTTGATCCAACTGGAAACATTACCATAAAATGGGATATCCTGAGCTGGACTCCTGATGGCTATGTG GCTCGTGTAACAATCTTCAATTATCAACAATACCGTCACATTGAGTCCCCGGGTTGGCAATTGGGATGGACTTGGTTAAAGAAGGAAGTGATATGGAATATGGTTGGTGCACAAGCAACAGAACAAGGAGATTGTTCTAAGTTCAAAGGTGACCCTCCTCATTGCTGCAAGAAAACTCCAACTGTCGTTGACTTGTTACCAGGAACTCCATACAACCACCAGATATCAAACTGTTGTAGAGGCGGTGTGGTTAGTGCGTGGGCACAAGACTCCGCAACCGCTGTTTCTGCTTTTCAGATTAGTGTTGGCCAATCTGGAACAACTAATACAACGGTTAGAGCACCTAGGAACATCACTTTGAAGGCACCAGGACCTGGTTATACTTGTGGCCCCGCGAAAACCGTTGCGCCGACCAAATTCTTTTCTGATGATAAACGAAGAAAGACTCAGGCTATGT TGACATGGAACATGACGTGCACATATTCGCAGTTTCTAGCCAAGAAATCTCCCACTTGTTGTGTCTCACTCTCATCCTTCTACAATGAAACTATCGTACCATGCCCAACTTGTTCGTGTGGTTGTCAAAATAATTCTCAAACTGGTACATGTGTCAA CCAGAAAATAGCTTCGGTAATACAAGCTTCAGGGAAGAACAACCATCAACCGCTATTGCAATGTACGCAGCATATGTGTCCCATCCGAGTTCATTGGCATGTAAAAACTAACTACAAAGAGTACTGGCGAGTGAAGGTTGCAATCACAAACTTTAATTACAATATGAATTACTCGCTGTGGAATATGGTTGCACAGCATCCCAACTTCGACAATGTCACTAAGCTTTTCAGCTTTAACTACAAACCCCTTAGTCCTTACGCTGGCATAA ATGACACGGCCATTCTATGGGGAATCAAGTTCTACAACGATATGTTGAGCCAAGCCGGTCCACTAGGAAATGTACAGTCAGAAATTCTCTTCCGAAAGAGCCCGTCAAAGTTCACACTCGATAAAGGGTGGGCGTTTCCAAGACGTATTTACTTCAACGGAGATAACTGCGTTATGCCACCTCCAGATTCTTATCCATGGCTCCCTAACGCAACTCCAAAACTTGCAACCTCGCCATTCATCGTACTTCTCATCACTTTCTTTTCTGTTTTGATTCTTATGTAA
- the LOC103849800 gene encoding BAHD acyltransferase At3g29680-like: MDKDGDAIKSLHSSLLEKIIKKRFHSSEMVLNIIKISHVSPYADSLYDPLVVPLTFFDLKWLKDSVQQVVFYKLTESSSSRKFFYSVIIPKLEASLSLVLGHFLPLAGHVTWNPQDPKPCIVVFPHDTVTLTVSESEEDFSSVSGKGKRLASETRALVTEFPASCDSPCVLSLQVTLFPNQGFCIGITANHAVMDGKTVVNFYKSWAHICKSQTHGNILLPDDLTPSLDRTIINVPAYLEAKMLVLQGERTLKIPQAGEIGHDIFRITLELTLENVEKLRERAKSESTRSHSELHLSTFVLAYAYMWTCLVKTHGGQGERPVRLMYAADFRNRLDPPVHKGYLGNCVFPIGCFGHKAKTFLGEDGFVKAVEILGDSVKGLRLLGIEQLCELYVDGKKRVKPGTQLGTIAGSNRFGLYGSDFGWGKPVNTEFVSIDRNEAFSMSERDMSGGVQVGLCLKKHEMHVFISLFNDGLVN, translated from the coding sequence ATGGATAAGGATGGAGATGCTATAAAAAGTTTACATTCATCATTGCTGGAAAAAATAATCAAGAAGAGGTTTCATTCATCGGAGATGGTGCTAAATATCATCAAGATCTCCCATGTCAGCCCCTATGCAGATTCATTATATGACCCACTCGTTGTCCCACTCACTTTCTTCGACCTAAAGTGGCTAAAAGATTCTGTACAGCAAGTCGTCTTCTACAAACTCACCGAGTCATCATCATCACGCAAGTTCTTCTACTCCGTGATCATCCCTAAACTCGAGGCATCTCTTTCTCTTGTTCTCGGTCACTTCCTCCCCCTTGCGGGTCACGTCACTTGGAACCCGCAAGATCCTAAGCCTTGCATCGTCGTGTTCCCGCACGACACTGTCACGTTGACAGTGTCTGAGAGCGAGGAAGATTTCAGCAGTGTTTCAGGCAAGGGAAAACGTCTCGCGAGCGAGACACGTGCCCTGGTCACCGAGTTTCCGGCTTCTTGTGACTCGCCGTGTGTCCTTTCTTTACAAGTTACCTTGTTCCCTAACCAAGGGTTCTGTATAGGCATAACAGCAAACCATGCGGTCATGGATGGCAAAACGGTAGTGAATTTTTATAAATCATGGGCTCATATCTGTAAATCACAAACACATGGAAATATATTATTACCTGATGATTTAACTCCCAGTTTAGACCGCACGATCATCAATGTCCCTGCTTATCTTGAAGCCAAGATGTTGGTTCTTCAAGGTGAAAGAACCCTCAAGATCCCTCAAGCTGGAGAGATCGGCCATGACATATTCAGGATCACGCTTGAGTTGACTCTGGAAAACGTAGAGAAACTTAGGGAGCGAGCTAAGAGCGAGTCAACTCGCTCTCATTCTGAGCTTCACTTGTCCACGTTCGTTCTGGCTTACGCCTACATGTGGACTTGCTTGGTGAAGACGCATGGAGGCCAAGGGGAAAGACCGGTTCGTCTCATGTATGCTGCTGACTTTAGGAACCGGTTAGACCCGCCGGTTCATAAGGGATACTTAGGGAACTGTGTGTTCCCCATCGGTTGCTTCGGACACAAAGCTAAGACGTTTTTGGGAGAAGATGGATTTGTCAAAGCCGTCGAGATCCTCGGCGACTCGGTCAAAGGTTTGCGTTTATTAGGGATTGAGCAACTTTGCGAGTTGTACGTGGATGGAAAGAAGAGAGTGAAACCGGGTACACAGCTCGGGACTATTGCAGGTTCAAACCGGTTTGGGCTATATGGTTCGGATTTCGGGTGGGGAAAACCGGTTAATACTGAGTTCGTTTCGATAGACAGGAATGAAGCGTTCTCGATGTCGGAGAGAGATATGTCCGGTGGTGTGCAGGTCGGTTTGTGTTTGAAGAAACATGAGATGCATGTATTTATTTCTTTGTTTAATGATGGATtggtaaattaa